gttctgattgtAATTCCGCTATGTCAGCTAATTGAACATTACTGGATATCTTGATGGCCAATAAACAACTGGGACAATTACTATGGAAGTAATGGTTGAGTCTAATTTGATGGATGGCAAACTCTGCTCTCTGTCTTATCAATAACTTAAGTTCTGTCTTGACTTTGGAAAGAGTAATAGCTACCTGGTCTGATGAGTGTTTGTTCAGAACGCAGTTAACGTTTCCAATTCTGATATCTTCTTTAATTGTGATTTATTCAACTCAGATGCACAATttcttttttacctttatttaactaggcaagtcagttaagaacaaattcttatttacaatgattggCTAcaacggccaaaccctaacctggaccacgctgggccgattgtgcgccgtcctatgggactcccaatcatggacagttgtgatacagcctggaatagaaccagggtctgtagggacacctctagcactgagatgcagtgccttagactactgcgccactcgggagcaaatGCAGTTGCATTATTTTCAATAAAACCTTTGGCATCCCATAACATCCGGGGGTCATCAACATTTTTATTGACTGTTATGAATTCATTGATTTCAATTTCAAATTGATCACAGAATGTAGGATATTGTAGTAATGAAACGTTAAAACACCATGTTGTTGCTCTTTTAGGAAATTCTGACATTTGAAGTGGTCAGCCATTTTCTTGATTAAAGGAAATAGAGGTGTCAGAAATCGATTTGTGAAATGATATATGCCTGTTTAAGTAGAAAGTGTACTGTTTTAGGATTATGTGCTCGCCAGGCATCAATGAGATTATAATGGATTGTAGTTGGTCTTATTAGTTTTGTCCTACATGTCCAAAACTGTTACAATTAGatgaaatcaaatgtttttttgacCAAGTTgcacttctcaaaaggcaccgaGTTGGTGGAATGACCCAGATGTGTTTAGAGGGAAGTGAGGTCACTGTTTAAGCCGGTAATAATATTCTGCTGCAGATGCTGAGCAAAGGCTTTTCACTGCGACCCACAACCCTCTCTGGTTAAATTATACAACAGTCGCCAGGCTTTTGGTGAATACATTTCCTTTACATGCAGCCATAATGGTAGGTATGTGAAAGCTCAGTGGAATGGTGCCTGTTGATTCTGTTATGGAATGCTATTACGTTTTTATCTGACTGGTGCCTTTATCGTAAGGACGTAAACAATGCACTGATACACATCGTTCCCCAATTCAAATGTTGAAGACACGACTGCATCGGTCCGCGGACCCCAAACTGATCCAAATGTAGCATGCAACAGTCAGAAAATGTATTCAAATGTTACGAATCGATCcacaaaatcaaatttatttatatagcccttcgtacatcagctgatatctcaaagtacagaaacccagcctaaaaccccaaacagcaagcaatgcaggtgtagaagcacggtggttaggaaaaactcactagaaaggccaaaacctaggaagaaacctagagaggaaccaggctatgtggggtggccagtcctcttctggctgtgccgggtagagattataacagaacatggccaagatgttcaaatgttcataaatgaccagcatggttgaataataataaggcagaaaagttgaaactggagcagcagcacggccaggtggactggggacagcaaggagtcatcatatcaggtagtcctgtggggcatggtcctagggctcaggtcctccgagagagagaaggagagaattagagaacgcacacttagattcacacaggacaccgaattggacaggagaagtactccagatataacaaactgaccccagccccccgacacataaactactgcagcataaatactggaggctgagacaggaggggtcaggagacactgtggccccatccgaggacacccccggacagggccaaacaggaaggatataaccccacccactttgccaaagcacagcccccacaccactagagggatatcttaaaccaccaacttaccatcctgagacaaagctgagtatagcccgcaaagatctccacccaagggggggtgccaacccagacaggatgaccacatcagtgaatcaacccactcaggtgacgcaccccctccagggacggcatgagagagccccagtaagccagtgactcagtccctgtaatagggttagaggcagagaatcccagtggaaagaggagaaccggccaggcagagacagcaagggtggttcgttgctccagagcctttccgttcacgttcccactcctgggctagactacactcaatcatatgacccactgaagagatgagtcttcagtaaagacttaaaggttgagaccgagtttgcgtctctgacatgggtaggcagaccgttccataaaaatggagctctataggagaaagccctgcctccagctgtttgcttagaaattctagggacaattaggaggcctgcgtcttgtgaccgtagcgtacgtgtaggtatgtacggcaggaccaaatcagagagataggtaggagcaagcccatgtaatgctttgtaggttagcagtaaaacattgaaatcagcccttgctttgacaggaagccagtgtagggaggctagcactggagtaatatgatcaatttttttggttctagtcaggattctatcagccgtatttagcactaactgaagtttatttagtgctttatccgggtagccggaaagtagagcattgcagtagtctaacctagaagtgacaaaagcatggattaatttttctgcgtcagttttggacagaaagtttcagatttttgcaatgttacgtagatggaaaaaagctgtccttgaaatggtcttgatatgttcttcaaaagagagatcagggtccagagtaacgccgaggtccttcacagttttatttgagacgactgtacaaccattaagattaattgtcagattcaacagaagatctctttgtttcttgggacttagaacaagcatctctgttttgtccgagtttaaaagtagaacgtttgcagccatccacttccttatgtctgaaacacatgcttctagcaagggcaattttggggcttcaccatgtttcattgaaatgtacagctgtgtgtcatccgcatagcagtgaaagttaacattatgctttcgaataacatccccaagaggtaaaatatatagtgaaaacaatagtggtcctaaaatggaaccttgaggaacaccgaaatttacagttgatttgtcagaggacaaaacattcacagagacaaactgacatctttctgacagataagatctaaaccaggccagaacttgtccgtgtagaccaatttgggtttccaatctctccaaaagaatgtggtgatcgatggtatcaaaagcagcactaaggtctaggagcacgaggacagatgcagagcctcggtccgatgccattaaaattaACAATCCACATTTTGTTTCTACTCATGTTGCTTTCTTTCTACCTTCTGAAAATACCTCCTCTATTGTGACAACTGATGCTTCCTCTTCTTTAGTGTCAAAATAAGTATGTAACTATTTTGACAGTCACTGATTCACAAGTAATTTTACATTTCCCGAACAACCCTATATCAGTGGtagttaagggcgctgtactgcagcgccagctgtgccctcaaagactctgggttcgcgcccaggctccgTCATAACCAGCCGCGACCAGTAGGTCCggggggcgacgcacaattggcctagcgtcgtccgggttagggagggtttggccggtagggatatccttttctcatcgcacaccagcgactcctgtggcaggccgggcgcagtgcgtgctaaccaaggtggccaggtgcacggtgtttcctccgacacattggtgcggctggcttccgggttggatgtgcgctgtgttaagaagcagtgcggcttggttgggttgtgtatctgaggacgcatgactttcaaccttagtctctcccgagcccgtacgggagttgtagcgatgagacaagatagtagctactaaaacaattggataccacgaaattggggagaaaaaggggtaaaagaaaaaaaatattttaaaaaattgcGCACTGTGCCCAGCTTGGCGCGTTGTTCCTGATTTTGCACATCTGCGCGGCACCTTTAGCATGCTAAAATGGCTTGCATGATACTGGGCTTTTAAAGTTGATGTAATTTGTTAGGTTATTGTTATCTAcggtgccttcaaaaagtattaataccccttgacttattccacattttaatgcgttacagcctgaattcagattgacacaataccccataatgacagtgaaaacatgtttttagaaatgtctgcatatgtattgaaaatgaaacggACATAatcaatttacataagtattcacacccttgagttcaatacatgctagaatcacctttggcagtgattgtACCTGTGAGTCTTTttgagtaagtctctaagagctttccacacctgaattgttttcaaaattcttcaagctgtcAAATTGGTTCTTAgtcattgctagacaacaattttcaggtcttgccacagATTGTCAAGTAGATTAAAGTCAAAATGGTGACTTGGTCACTCAGAAACATTCAGTCTTCTTGGtatgcaactccagtgtagattcgaccttgtgttttaggttactgtcctgtAGAAAGATGaattctcccagtgtctggtggaaagcagacttaatcaggttttcctctaggatttttcctgtgcttagctccaatccgtttattttttatcctgataaactccccagtccttaacgattacaagcatacccataacatcaaataaaatcaaaatcaaattttatttgtcacatacacatggttagcagatgttaatgcgagtgtagcgaaatgcttgtgcttctagttccgacaatgcagtaataaccaacaagtaatctaacaaacaattcctaatctactgtcttatacacagtgtaaggggataaagaatttgtacataaggatatatgagtgagtgatggcacagagcagcataggcaagatacagtagatggtatcgagtacagtatgtacatgtgagatgaatatgtaaacaaagtggcatagttaaagtggctagtgatacatgtattacataaggatgcagtcgatgatatagagtacagaatataggtatgcatatgagatgaataatgtagggtaagtaaggtagcattgtttaaagtggctagtgatatatttacaacatttcccatcaattcccattaataaagtggctggagttgagccagtgtcagtgtgtaggcagcagccactcaatgttagtggtggctgtttaacagtctgatggccttgagatagaagctgtttttcagtctctcggtcccagctttgatgcacctgtactgacctcgccttctggatgatagcggggtgaacaggcagtggctcgggtggtagatgtccttgatgatctttatggccttcctgtaacatcgggtggtgtaggtgtcctggagggcaggtagtttgcccccgatgatgcgttgtgcagacctcactaccctctggagagccttacggttgagggcggagcagttgccgtaccaggcggtgatacagcccgccaggatgctctcgattgtgcctctgtagaagtttgtgagtgcttttggtgacaagccgaatttcttcagcctcctgcgcaacatgatgcagccaccactatgcttgaaaatatggagactggtactcagtaatgtgatgtattggatttgccccaaacattacactttgtattcaggacaaaaagtgaattgctttgccacaatTTTTGCAGTATAATATTAGTGCCTtgatgcaaacaggatgcatttttattctgtacaggcttccttcttttcacattgttaattaggttagtattatggagtacctacaatgttgttgatccatcctcagttttcgcctatcacagccattaaactgtttcaaagtgaaaagaaggaagcctgtacagaataaaaatgcaTCCTGTTAGCAACAAGGTAAATCCAGTACAACACATGACTGAGTAccattctccatattttcaagcgtaGTGGTGGCttacatcatgttatggatatgcttttAATCGTTAAGGACATGATGAAAtctctgagcagtttccttcctctccagcaactgaattaggaaggacgcctgtatctttgtagtgactgggtgtattgatacaccatccaaagtgtaattaataacttcaccatgctcaaagggatatacaATATATCAATACAAtatattttttacccatctaccaataggtgccctttgtgaGGGTTGTATTTAAAATCCACTGATGCAGCTTAgagagataattgtatgtgtgaggtacagagatgaggtagtcattcaaaaatcttgttaacctctctggtatatgtgggacggtagcgtaccacctcgccaacagccagtgaaattgcagggcgccaaattcaaaacatcaGAAATCACATAATTAAAaatcctcaaacatacaagtattttacactatTTTAAAGATAAACCTGTTGTAAATCCAgtcacagtgtccgatttcaaaaaggcttcacGACAAAAGCACActaaacgattgttaggtcagcacctagtcacagaaaaacacagccattttccagccaaagagaggagtcacaaaatcagaaatagagataaaattaatcactaacctttgatgatcttcatcagatgacactcataggacttcatgttaaacaatacatgtatgttttgttcgataaagttcatatttatataaaaaaatctgtttacattagctcgttatgttcagtagttccaaaacatccggtgattttgcagagagccacatcaatttacagaaatactcataataaacattgctaaaagatacaagtgttatgcatggaattttagatctacttctccttaatgcaaccgctgtgtcagatttcgaaaaagcaaaccatgcaataatctgagtacggcgctcagacacaaaaacaagacatgcagatacccgccatgtcgtggagtcaacagaagtcagaaatagcattataaatattcccttacctttgatgatcttcatcagaatgcactcccaggaatcccagttccacaataaatgtttgtattgttcgataaagtccataatttatgtccaaataactcatttttgtttgcgcgtttagtacCCAAATTCATGAGGCACAGGCAAGTCCAGGCAAAAGTTCAGATGAAAAGTCATATTAAAGGCACTGTCAAAATTGTGCTTTACTTAAAAGTAAGCTACCAGAGACAACTGTCATTTGAATTGTAGTCACTACAATCTGATAgcggtagtggggtggtagatgcttAGCCTCCCTTACGGCTCAGATCAGGTGCCTAAATAGTATACACAATAgacatacatcatttaaacacacacacagagaagtcagctcagagaggcccagctcatgAGCTCGAATTTAGAATGGGAAAAATAATGTGTTTATGCAAACAAATCGAATCGCACATAACAATTTCTCAACTATAATGTATCGTTCCTGCATCTTATCGGAGCCCATGTATCTAGATACGTATCAAATCATCTTGAAAGGGATAGATGCACATCCCTACTTTATGTAATATGTTtagtcttttctctctcctcatcactcaggtGGAATGAAGGAACAGGATTTAATGTGCATCAAACTTCATGGTGTCAACCGTATAGGCTTGAAGAAGATCATAGACTTCATCTACACGGCCAAGCTGTCTCTCAACATGGAGAATCTGCAGGACACACTGGAGGCAGCCAGCTTCCTCCAGATCCTACCTGTGCTCGACTTCTGCAAGGTCTTTCTCATATCTGGGGTAAGGAGCCTAACACAGCCTGCTCATACAGCCTGCtcatccccccccctccccccgctTACTTTAATGTCTACATTTGGACTTGATCTGGGATAAAAACACTGGGGCCATACTTGTTAACTTTTGCTAAGACCTGAGGTTTATAATACCTGGTCTAAAATGGCGTGTTCACCTAAAAAaggttttatttttatatttttataatcCGCTACTTTGTCACATTTGCCCTATTTTGCTTGTGGGGACCTGCAGTggagctttttattttattttagaccACGGGTCTAAGCAAAAGTTGGTGTGTGATTACGAGTGGTTGCTTCTCACTGCTTTCCCTTTCTCCTTGGCTGCAGGTGTCCTTGGATAACTGTGTAGAGGTGGGGCGCATCGCTAACGCATACAACCTCACGGAGGTAGACAAATACGTCAACAACTTCATCCTCAAGAACTTCCCCTCGCTGCTGGGTACGGGGGACTTTGTCAAGCTGCCCTTTGAGCGGCTGGCCTTCGTTCTGTCCAGTAACAGTCTGAAGCACTGCAGCGAGCTGGACCTGTTCAAGGCTGCATGCCGCTGGCTCCGCTATGAGGACGGACGCATGGACCACGCCCCCAAGCTCATGAAGAACATCCGCTTCCCCCTCATGAACCCCCAGGAGCTCATCAACCACGTGCAAACGGTGGACTTTATGCGCACCGACAACACCTGCGTCAACCTCCTCTTGGAGGCCAGTAACTACCAGATGATGCCCTACATGCAGCCAGTCATGCAGTCAGAGAGAACGGCCATCCGCTCAGACAGCGGCCACCTGGTCACCCTGGGCGGCGTCCTGCGCCAGCAGCTGGTGGTCAGTAAGGAGCTGCGCCTGTTTGACGAGAAGGCCCACGAGTGGAAGGCGCTGGCGCCAATGGACGCACCGCGCTACCAGCACGGCATCGCCGTCATCGGAAACTTCCTCTACGTGGTGGGGGGCCAGAGCAACTACGACACCAAAGGCAAGACGGCGGTGGACACGGTGTTCCGGTACGATCCGCGCTACAATAAGTGGATGCAGGTAGCGTGCCTTAACGAGAAACGCACCTTCTTCCACCTCAGCGCTCTCAAAGGACACCTCTACGCTGTGGGCGGCCGCAACGCTGCGGGGGAGCTGGGTGAGTTTAAATGATTACGCACAGCTTATTACTCTGCTTTTAGTCCTGCTCTAATGCTgcaacatacactacatggctgaaagtatgtggacacctgctcgtcgaacatctcattccaaaatcatgggtattaatatggaagtggtcccctctttgctgccgtaacagcctccactcttctgggaaggctttccactagatattggaacattgctgctgggacttgcttccatttcaGCCAAAAGAGTgttagtgaggttgggcattgatgttgggcgattaggcctggctcacagttggggttccaattcatcccaaaggtgtttgagggagttgaggtcaaggctttgtgcaggccagtcaagttcttcctcaccgatctcgacaaaccatttctgtatggaccttgctttgtgcacgctgggcattgtcatgctgaaacaggaaagtgcctttcccaaactgttgccacaaagatggaagcacagaatcatttagaatgtcattgtatgctgtagcgttaatatttcccttcccTGGAATGAAGGGGCATCGACCGAACAATataaaacagccccagacaattattcctcctcAACTAAAttgtacagttggcactatgcatttggggaGATTGTGTTCTCCTGGCCAGTGGCGACATGGGCAGCTGCTCAGGGCGGCATCTTGCCGAGGGCGGCACGGGGTGCCTGTACAAAAAAATGGTGATATTTGCGCGACcggttttctatcgctcatttgcacgtCACGATATCATGTCACCAtatgggactgtgggtcaattaaccttgtcagAGTGGGTGCCCTGATTTTAGTTTGTGAGCTTGGCAGGCTACTGTCTGGGtaggtctcccactcagaagtacgagatggggagggaggcgggggtaggttgacctcaggtctccctactggaagcccgaggtagggtaGAGTTGGGCGAATCTATCAAATAccgcacctctaactttgtacagtactaatgcaattagtaaaatcagccacactacgaaatgctaccaaataaaccacaGTTCATTCGTAATACTGTGAATATATCAAAAATATCAGCAAAAatagaaacgtcctctcactgtcaactgcgtttattttcagcaaacttaacatttgtatgaacataacaagattcaacaactgagacataaactgaacaagtaccacagacgtgactaacagaagtggaataatgtgtccctgaacaaagtgtgggtcaaaatcaaaagtaacagtcagtatctggtgtggccaccagctgcattaagtactgcagtgcatctcctcttcgtggactgcaccagattcaCCAATTC
Above is a genomic segment from Oncorhynchus masou masou isolate Uvic2021 chromosome 12, UVic_Omas_1.1, whole genome shotgun sequence containing:
- the LOC135550386 gene encoding kelch-like protein 13 isoform X3; this translates as MEHPVHRGETMSLGLHDRSLVEDDDPHMKVSQGCGDMGISAHLQASKTGNTRFFTSNTHSSVVLQGFDQLRLEGLLCDVTLVAGDGDEAFPVHRAMMASSSDYFKAMFTGGMKEQDLMCIKLHGVNRIGLKKIIDFIYTAKLSLNMENLQDTLEAASFLQILPVLDFCKVFLISGVSLDNCVEVGRIANAYNLTEVDKYVNNFILKNFPSLLGTGDFVKLPFERLAFVLSSNSLKHCSELDLFKAACRWLRYEDGRMDHAPKLMKNIRFPLMNPQELINHVQTVDFMRTDNTCVNLLLEASNYQMMPYMQPVMQSERTAIRSDSGHLVTLGGVLRQQLVVSKELRLFDEKAHEWKALAPMDAPRYQHGIAVIGNFLYVVGGQSNYDTKGKTAVDTVFRYDPRYNKWMQVACLNEKRTFFHLSALKGHLYAVGGRNAAGELATVECYNPRTNEWTYVAKMNEPHYGHAGTVYGGYMYISGGITHDTFQKELMCFDPDADKWTQKAPMTTVRGLHCMCTVGDRLYVIGGNHFRGTSDYDDVLSCEYYSPALDLWTPIAAMLRGQSDVGVAVFENKIYVVGGYSWNNRCMVEIVQKYDPEKDEWHKVFDLPESLGGIRACTLTVFPPEDMMGSPSRESPLSAP
- the LOC135550386 gene encoding kelch-like protein 13 isoform X4 codes for the protein MKVSQGCGDMGISAHLQASKTGNTRFFTSNTHSSVVLQGFDQLRLEGLLCDVTLVAGDGDEAFPVHRAMMASSSDYFKAMFTGGMKEQDLMCIKLHGVNRIGLKKIIDFIYTAKLSLNMENLQDTLEAASFLQILPVLDFCKVFLISGVSLDNCVEVGRIANAYNLTEVDKYVNNFILKNFPSLLGTGDFVKLPFERLAFVLSSNSLKHCSELDLFKAACRWLRYEDGRMDHAPKLMKNIRFPLMNPQELINHVQTVDFMRTDNTCVNLLLEASNYQMMPYMQPVMQSERTAIRSDSGHLVTLGGVLRQQLVVSKELRLFDEKAHEWKALAPMDAPRYQHGIAVIGNFLYVVGGQSNYDTKGKTAVDTVFRYDPRYNKWMQVACLNEKRTFFHLSALKGHLYAVGGRNAAGELATVECYNPRTNEWTYVAKMNEPHYGHAGTVYGGYMYISGGITHDTFQKELMCFDPDADKWTQKAPMTTVRGLHCMCTVGDRLYVIGGNHFRGTSDYDDVLSCEYYSPALDLWTPIAAMLRGQSDVGVAVFENKIYVVGGYSWNNRCMVEIVQKYDPEKDEWHKVFDLPESLGGIRACTLTVFPPEDMMGSPSRESPLSAP
- the LOC135550386 gene encoding kelch-like protein 13 isoform X1 — encoded protein: MPLKWKSGSPVSWKFPVPVLKTSRSSPLSPAYISLVEDDDPHMKVSQGCGDMGISAHLQASKTGNTRFFTSNTHSSVVLQGFDQLRLEGLLCDVTLVAGDGDEAFPVHRAMMASSSDYFKAMFTGGMKEQDLMCIKLHGVNRIGLKKIIDFIYTAKLSLNMENLQDTLEAASFLQILPVLDFCKVFLISGVSLDNCVEVGRIANAYNLTEVDKYVNNFILKNFPSLLGTGDFVKLPFERLAFVLSSNSLKHCSELDLFKAACRWLRYEDGRMDHAPKLMKNIRFPLMNPQELINHVQTVDFMRTDNTCVNLLLEASNYQMMPYMQPVMQSERTAIRSDSGHLVTLGGVLRQQLVVSKELRLFDEKAHEWKALAPMDAPRYQHGIAVIGNFLYVVGGQSNYDTKGKTAVDTVFRYDPRYNKWMQVACLNEKRTFFHLSALKGHLYAVGGRNAAGELATVECYNPRTNEWTYVAKMNEPHYGHAGTVYGGYMYISGGITHDTFQKELMCFDPDADKWTQKAPMTTVRGLHCMCTVGDRLYVIGGNHFRGTSDYDDVLSCEYYSPALDLWTPIAAMLRGQSDVGVAVFENKIYVVGGYSWNNRCMVEIVQKYDPEKDEWHKVFDLPESLGGIRACTLTVFPPEDMMGSPSRESPLSAP
- the LOC135550386 gene encoding kelch-like protein 13 isoform X2 — translated: MEHPVHRGETMSLGLHDRYCAISLVEDDDPHMKVSQGCGDMGISAHLQASKTGNTRFFTSNTHSSVVLQGFDQLRLEGLLCDVTLVAGDGDEAFPVHRAMMASSSDYFKAMFTGGMKEQDLMCIKLHGVNRIGLKKIIDFIYTAKLSLNMENLQDTLEAASFLQILPVLDFCKVFLISGVSLDNCVEVGRIANAYNLTEVDKYVNNFILKNFPSLLGTGDFVKLPFERLAFVLSSNSLKHCSELDLFKAACRWLRYEDGRMDHAPKLMKNIRFPLMNPQELINHVQTVDFMRTDNTCVNLLLEASNYQMMPYMQPVMQSERTAIRSDSGHLVTLGGVLRQQLVVSKELRLFDEKAHEWKALAPMDAPRYQHGIAVIGNFLYVVGGQSNYDTKGKTAVDTVFRYDPRYNKWMQVACLNEKRTFFHLSALKGHLYAVGGRNAAGELATVECYNPRTNEWTYVAKMNEPHYGHAGTVYGGYMYISGGITHDTFQKELMCFDPDADKWTQKAPMTTVRGLHCMCTVGDRLYVIGGNHFRGTSDYDDVLSCEYYSPALDLWTPIAAMLRGQSDVGVAVFENKIYVVGGYSWNNRCMVEIVQKYDPEKDEWHKVFDLPESLGGIRACTLTVFPPEDMMGSPSRESPLSAP